A genomic window from Chaetodon trifascialis isolate fChaTrf1 chromosome 22, fChaTrf1.hap1, whole genome shotgun sequence includes:
- the LOC139350730 gene encoding bcl-2-like protein 13 encodes MGDVDPEDTKSLDSSDGVALTAEENHSSNSDMVHLEREEAEMLEEAEKEEERGRRTEEEEEEDEELQTSVLSVLGGERELVGLREEEQDLQAPETEELLVSAEEPRMEREPAEFRQVVPPMALPPLPIVRLDPPSTTSTPVPSTTTSEAEELYSTQGLHPPSILAPMAAEPLIESLEQLKFSQIPLSDVEEHSVEASQAAPEKPEPAAPQKTTKALSSTELLCGGAALVAVVGVVAYGAVAYCRK; translated from the coding sequence ATGGGCGACGTGGACCCTGAGGACACCAAGAGCCTGGACAGCAGTGACGGGGTGGCTCTGACCGCAGAGGAGAACCACTCCTCCAACTCCGACATGGTCCACCTGGAGCGGGAGGAGGCCGAGATGCTcgaggaggcagagaaggaggaggagagggggaggagaacagaggaagaggaggaggaagatgaggagctgcagacgAGCGTGTTGAGCGTCTtaggaggggagagggagctgGTTgggctgagagaggaggagcaggaccTCCAGGCCCCAGAAACTGAGGAGCTCCTGGTGTCAGCAGAGGAGCCCCGCATGGAGAGGGAGCCTGCAGAGTTCAGGCAGGTGGTTCCCCCGATGGCGCTGCCTCCCCTGCCTATCGTCAGGCTCGACCCCCCCTCTACTACATCCACCCCGGTCCCTTCAACCACAACTTCTGAAGCCGAGGAGCTGTATTCTACTCAGGGCCTCCACCCTCCCTCTATCCTCGCTCCGATGGCAGCAGAGCCTCTGATAGAAAGCCTCGAGCAACTGAAATTCTCACAGATTCCCCTCTCGGACGTGGAGGAACATTCAGTTGAAGCCTCTCAGGCGGCGCCAGAAAAGCCGGAGCCCGCTGCTCCACAAAAGACTACCAAAGCTCTGAGctccactgagctgctgtgtggaggCGCTGCTTTAGTAGCCGTTGTAGGAGTAGTAGCATATGGTGCTGTGGCCTACTGCAGAAAGTAG